A part of Rhinatrema bivittatum chromosome 16, aRhiBiv1.1, whole genome shotgun sequence genomic DNA contains:
- the LOC115077462 gene encoding extracellular calcium-sensing receptor-like — protein MIFNSRANSAPGTLKFWVHRGVGFSFRSYRWVLAMLFAITEINKSPTLLPNVTLGFRILDTCNAIERALRGTLQLMSGPGTPTLNYQCQNSTTRLGAVIGDSGSAQSVPMAWLLGLYHIPQIGYFTPIPSLSDKHTFPSFLSVAPGDYPQAYGLSRLIAHFGWTWVGILAQDGDYGQLSSQILTEEISKAGACVAFSEIVPLIYSGTRIRQIVQVVRKSLANVIVVFSLEAYLNPVMEEISALNLTGRVWIATEAWSTSPSLSNQNLFRTLSGTIGLVIRNGKMPGFKDFVFSLQPSRFPNDTFVKLFWQEAFRCTWLQTTGEELSAGNEIGTQLKPCSGIENLANIDIYSDIDDLRVTYNVYKACYAAAHALQNLLSCQDGQGLFANRICATMKTFEPWQLLHHMRKIHFKGNLQEDLYFDAQGNTPAVYDIINWQLRPNSSVTFVKVGAFDSSAPRGQELLINDNAVLWNKGDQQVPHSKCSESCQAGYRKISRRGEPACCFDCTLCSPGEINNQIDSTECFKCPSDHWSNHARDRCIPKEVEFLSYAEPLGATLATMAVTGSMAPLTILAIFLKHQDTAIVKANNRALSYLLLLALTLCFLCPLVFIGQPQVVTCMLRQATFGVIFTFGISCLLAKTILVVIAFKATKPHSHFQKWVGPQIPGAIVFLCTSLQAILCIFWVSSYPPFPDNNMKSQLGKIIMECNEGSSLVFWFMLGYMGFLAGVSFLVAFLARKLPDSFNEAKLITFSMLVFGSVWASFVPAYLSTRGKYMVAVEIFTILASSAGLVSCIFIPKCYVILLRPERNTRGHLMGKKTVQIANIQGESKGQSQHLRECGHL, from the exons atTCAGCTTCAGGTCCTACCGCTGGGTCTTGGCTATGCTCTTTGCCATCACAGAGATTAACAAAAGCCCGACTCTTTTGCCAAACGTCACCCTGGGATTCCGTATCCTCGACACCTGCAATGCCATCGAGAGGGCTCTTAGGGGCACCCTGCAGCTAATGTCGGGGCCCGGCACCCCTACTCTGAACTACCAGTGCCAGAATTCTACCACCAGGCTGGGAGCTGTGATTGGAGACTCTGGGTCAGCCCAGTCTGTGCCCATGGCCTGGCTTCTGgggctctatcatatcccacag ATTGGTTACTTCACGCCAATCCCCTCCTTAAGCGACAAGCACACGTTTCCCTCCTTCTTGAGTGTCGCCCCAGGGGACTACCCTCAGGCCTATGGCCTTTCCCGCCTCATTGCTCACTTTGGCTGGACATGGGTGGGGATACTGGCCCAGGACGGAGACTACGGCCAGCTCAGCAGTCAGATCCTCACTGAGGAGATCTCAAAAGCTGGGGCCTGTGTGGCCTTTTCTGAAATCGTCCCCCTCATCTACTCTGGGACCAGGATCCGACAAATCGTGCAAGTGGTCAGGAAGTCCTTGGCGAATGTCATTGTGGTTTTTTCTTTGGAGGCTTACCTGAACCCCGTGATGGAAGAGATATCGGCACTTAACCTAACTGGAAGGGTCTGGATTGCCACTGAGGCATGGTCTACCTCCCCAAGCCTCTCCAACCAGAACCTCTTCAGAACCCTGAGCGGCACTATTGGACTCGTGATCCGTAATGGGAAGATGCCAGGATTCAAAGATTTTGTTTTCAGCCTTCAGCCTTCCAGGTTCCCCAATGATACTTTTGTGAAGCTCTTCTGGCAGGAAGCTTTTAGGTGCACATGGTTGCAGACTACTGGAGAGGAATTGTCTGCAGGAAATGAAATAGGGACCCAACTCAAACCCTGCTCTGGGATAGAGAACTTAGCAAATATTGACATCTACTCCGATATTGATGATTTGAGAGTGACATACAATGTCTACAAGGCATGTTATGCAGCTGCTCATGCCCTGCAGAATCTTCTTTCATGCCAGGATGGACAAGGTCTCTTTGCCAACAGGATATGTGCTACCATGAAGACTTTTGAACCATGGCAG CTTCTCCACCACATGAGGAAGATCCACTTCAAGGGCAACCTGCAGGAAGATCTGTATTTTGATGCCCAAGGAAACACCCCTGCCGTTTACGACATCATCAACTGGCAACTGAGGCCCAATTCCAGTGTTACCTTCGTCAAAGTGGGTGCCTTCGACAGCAGCGCCCCCCGAGGGCAGGAGCTCCTCATCAATGACAATGCTGTCCTGTGGAACAAGGGAGACCAGCAG GTCCCCCACTCGAAATGCTCTGAAAGCTGCCAGGCTGGTTACAGAAAGATCTCCCGCAGAGGAGAGCCAGCCTGCTGCTTTGACTGTACTCTTTGCTCGCCCGGAGAAATTAACAACCAAATTG ATTCCACAGAATGCTTTAAATGCCCATCTGACCACTGGTCTAATCATGCTCGTGACCGATGCATCCCCAAGGAAGTAGAGTTCCTTTCCTACGCTGAGCCTCTAGGTGCCACATTGGCTACCATGGCTGTCACAGGCTCCATGGCCCCCCTTACCATCTTGGCCATCTTCCTCAAACATCAAGATACTGCCATCGTCAAAGCCAACAACCGTGCACTCAGCTACCTCCTCCTATTGGCTCTCACGCTCTGCTTTCTCTGTCCCTTGGTCTTCATCGGCCAGCCGCAGGTTGTGACCTGCATGCTCCGGCAGGCCACATTCGGGGTCATCTTCACATTTGGCATTTCCTGCCTGCTAGCCAAGACCATCTTGGTGGTCATTGCCTTCAAGGCCACCAAGCCTCACAGCCACTTCCAGAAGTGGGTGGGACCACAGATACCTGGTGCAATCGTCTTTCTCTGCACTTCTTTGCAGGCCATCCTTTGCATTTTTTGGGTGTCCAGCTATCCCCCCTTCCCAGATAACAATATGAAGTCCCAGCTAGGAAAGATCATCATGGAGTGCAACGAGGGCTCAAGCTTAGTCTTCTGGTTCATGCTGGGGTACATGGGCTTTTTGGCTGGGGTCAGCTTCCTGGTGGCCTTCCTAGCCAGGAAGTTGCCCGACAGCTTCAACGAAGCCAAACTCATCACCTTCAGCATGCTGGTCTTCGGTAGCGTCTGGGCCTCCTTTGTCCCGGCCTACCTCAGCACTAGGGGGAAGTACATGGTCGCCGTGGAGATCTTCACCATCTTGGCATCCAGTGCCGGCTTGGTCAGCTGCATATTCATCCCCAAGTGCTACGTCATTCTGCTCAGGCCAGAGAGGAACACCAGAGGGCATCTGATGGGCAAGAAAACGGTGCAGATTGCAAACATCCAAGGAGAGTCAAAAGGCCAAAGTCAGCACCTGCGGGAATGTGGACATTTGTGA
- the LOC115078683 gene encoding protein mono-ADP-ribosyltransferase TIPARP-like, translating to MAGSHDTAPAPISCGTAAGIGSRKCQGSVATSWRCHQSRWRRHRPRPALLPLRQRGYKDVGGLMKRAEGQALATPSAKTDTMETVERALQQVEVAVQTDREPTPPEQAEDEEATISHILELIAQLEYHTHSMEGVEICPDFLLGCCFRGRQCPRHHTALPYHWQLWHRGTHCWENVGADGQEALERAYSDPARTLVQAVYRDLPFVIDLQSMLVWDSKVFQHVRRLSTAASSDVRFHTAYKYYYQLESGWQEYSWSFSQRIQEALRAGATELRCGTLQYEYLLDLRSGCQQNLSTGTKRAIRCRPTFQAPGLMLPQLRTLSGSELCPLSPTPAAGQPGLGPEYPETWKSIDPALDFSQEPVRPQERAYHLIYSLFHKTMPESKYIIVGISRVQNLFLWDKYRRKREHMCRRMSEEERALNERHLFHGTVSCAVDAICKHNFDPRLSGKHAALYGQGSYFARKASYSHRYASSSASGHHYVFLSKVLVGKSARGLGSLRRPPALLPGSATSDLYDSCVDSLEEPQIYVIFDSDQCYPYFIIKYKEIAGAVRLD from the exons ATggccggcagccatgacaccGCGCCAGCACCGATCTCCTGTGGGACTGCTGCCGGCATCGGTTCACGCAAATGCCAGGGGAGCGTGGCCACCTCCTGGCGCTGCCACCAGTCGCGCTGGCGACGCCACAGGCCACGGCCGGCCCTGCTCCCCCTCAGGCAAAGGGGGTACAAGGACGTAGGAGGGCTGATGAAGCGGGCAGAGGGCCAGGCCCTGGCGACGCCCAGTGCAAAGACGGACACCATGGAGACTGTGGAGAGGGCTTTGCAGCAGGTGGAGGTGGCGGTGCAGACGGACAGGGAGCCCACGCCGCCGGAGCAGGCAGAGGATGAGGAGGCAACTATTAGCCACATCCTGGAGCTCATAGCCCAGCTGGAGTACCACACGCACTCCATGGAGGGTGTCGAGATCTGTCCGGACTTTTTACTCGGCTGCTGCTTCCGGGGCAGGCAGTGCCCGCGCCATCACACGGCCTTGCCCTATCACTGGCAGCTCTGGCACCGGGGCACCCACTGCTGGGAGAACGTGGGGGCTGATGGCCAGGAGGCACTGGAGCGGGCTTACAGTGATCCAGCCAGGACTCTAGTCCAGGCAGTGTATCG GGACCTGCCCTTCGTCATCGACCTGCAATCCATGTTGGTCTGGGACAGCAAGGTCTTCCAGCACGTGCGGCGGCTGAGCACGGCGGCCTCCTCCGACGTCCGTTTTCACACCGCTTACAAGTATTACTACCAGCTGGAGAGCGGGTGGCAGGAGTATTCCTGG TCCTTCTCCCAGCGCATCCAAGAGGCCCTGCGGGCCGGCGCCACGGAGCTGCGTTGTGGCACGCTGCAGTACGAGTACCTGCTGGACCTGCGCTCGGGGTGCCAGCAGAACCTGAGCACCGGTACCAAGAGAGCTATTCGCTGCCGACCCACCTTCCAAGCTCCTGGGCTGATGCTGCCCCAGCTCAG GACGCTGTCCGGATCGGAGCTCTGCCCTTTGTCCCCCACGCCAGCTGCTGGCCAGCCTGGCCTGGGCCCGGAGTATCCAGAGACCTGGAAGTCGATAGATCCTGCACTGGACTTCTCCCAAGAACCCGTGCGCCCCCAGGAGCGGGCGTACCACCTCATCTACAGCCTGTTCCACAAAACCATGCCCGAGAGCAAGTACATTATCGTCGGCATCAGCCGGGTGCAGAACCTCTTCCTATGGGACAAGTACAGGCG AAAGAGGGAGCACATGTGCCGGAGGATGTCCGAGGAGGAGAGGGCCCTGAACGAGCGGCACCTGTTCCACGGCACCGTGTCCTGCGCCGTCGACGCCATCTGCAAGCATAACTTCGACCCCCGGCTGTCCGGAAAGCACGCCGCCCTCTACGGCCAGGGCAGCTACTTCGCCAGGAAAGCCAGCTATTCCCACCGCTACGCTTCCTCCTCGGCCAGCGGCCACCACTACGTCTTCCTCTCCAAGGTGCTAGTGGGGAAGTCGGCTCGCGGCCTCGGCAGCCTGCGGCGCCCGCCAGCCTTGCTGCCGGGCAGCGCCACCAGCGACCTCTACGACTCGTGTGTGGACAGCCTGGAAGAGCCGCAGATCTACGTCATCTTTGACAGCGATCAGTGCTACCCGTACTTCATCATCAAGTACAAAGAGATTGCTGGTGCTGTGCGCCTGGACTGA